Proteins from a single region of Ammospiza nelsoni isolate bAmmNel1 chromosome 28, bAmmNel1.pri, whole genome shotgun sequence:
- the MLLT11 gene encoding protein AF1q has product MLDTISSQYDSFIYWRMPIPRLDMAELEGLGLADLALYKPKGGLGKLAEHRGSQELSQEEDSLLQFNSFNFWRAPIASITSLDFDLI; this is encoded by the coding sequence ATGCTGGACACCATCAGCAGCCAGTACGACTCGTTCATCTACTGGAGGATGCCGATCCCACGGCTGGACATGGCcgagctggaggggctggggctggcagacCTGGCCCTCTACAAGCCCAAGGGAGGCCTGGGCAAGCTTGCTGAGCACCGAGGCAGCCAGGAGCTCTCCCAAGAAGAGGACAGTCTGCTGCAGTTCAACAGCTTCAATTTCTGGCGAGCTCCCATTGCCAGCATCACCTCCTTAGATTTCGATTTAATTTGA
- the CDC42SE1 gene encoding CDC42 small effector protein 1 has translation MSDFWHKLGCCVVEKPQPKKRRRRIDRSMIGEPMNFVHLTHIGSGDMAAGEGLPMTGAVQEMRSKGGRERQWSSSRVL, from the exons ATGAGCGACTTCTGGCACAAGCTGGGCTGCTGCGTCGTGGAGAAGCCCCAGCCC aagaagaggaggagacgGATCGACCGCTCCATGATCGGGGAGCCCATGAACTTCGTGCACCTGACACACATCGGCTCCGGGGACATGGCTGCGGGAGAGGGGCTGCCCATG ACTGGTGCTGTCCAGGAGATGAGGTCCAAGGGCGGCCGGGAGCGACAGTGGAGCAGCTCCCGAGTGTTGTAG
- the PRUNE1 gene encoding exopolyphosphatase PRUNE1 — translation MERFVLGNRAALQDHIQQHQEIHVVMGNEACDLDSAVSALALAYFLAQTTPAPKAAFVPVLNIPRADFALRTETTFLLRERGIPDASLVFRDEIDLGGLHHAGLLSLTLVDHHVLPGADAALEEAVVEVLDHRPLERARGPPCQVTVEPVGSCATLVTERILQGPPGVLDRTTAALLHGTILLDCINLSPAAGKVTPRDVACVSLLEERFPELPARDAVFGALQAAKFDVTGLTTEQMLRKDLKVLSNDEAVVGISGVFEDLETFLLRPGLLQDLEAFCQARGYAGLVAMTVSFNQHHEPTRKLAVYSAQEPLRSTLCGALEEATAPSLLLRPLPSPWPCVAAYAQGNAMATRKKVLPILRAALGGLGAAGGPEEEVVPPPTPMNSLVEECPLAQAVPPLCPQDVLERVSRIAAGQPPGSPK, via the exons ATGGAGCGCTTCGTGCTGGGGAACCGGGCGGCTCTGCAG gatcacatccagcagcaccaggagatcCACGTGGTGATGGGCAACGAGGCCTGTGACCTGGACTCCGCCGTCTCCGCGCTGGCCCTGGCCTATTTCCTCGCCCAG ACCACCCCGGCTCCCAAAGCCGCCTTCGTGCCCGTGCTGAACATCCCCCGCGCCGACTTCGCGCTGCGGACGGAGACGACGTTCCTGCTGCGGGAGCGGGGCATCCCGGACGCCTCGCTGGTCTTCAGGGATGAGATCGACCTGGGAGGGCTGCACCACGCTGGGCTGCTGTCCCTGACTCTGGTGGATCACCATGTCCTGCCTGG tgctgacgCTGCCCTGGAGGAGGCCGTGGTGGAGGTCCTGGATCACCGACCGCTGGAGCGGGCCCGAGGCCCCCCGTGCCAGGTGACAGTGGAGCCCGTGGgctcctgtgccaccctggtGACCGAGAGGATCCTGCAGGGCCCCCCGGGCGTGCTGGACAGAACCACGGCCGCGCTGCTGCACg GCACCATCCTGCTGGACTGCATCAACCtgagcccagctgcaggcaagGTGACCCCCAGGGACGTGGCCTGCGtgtccctgctggaggagaggtTCCCGGAGCTGCCGGCCCGTGACGCCGTGTTCGGAGCGCTGCAGGCGGCCAAGTTTGATGTCACGG GGCTGACAACAGAGCAGATGCTGCGGAAGGACCTCAAAGTCCTCTCCAATGACGAGGCTGTCGTCGGCATCAGCGGCGTCTTCGAGGACTTGGAA accttcctgcTGCGGCCTGGCTTGCTGCAGGACCTGGAGGCTTTCTGCCAGGCCCGTGGCTATGCCGGGCTGGTGGCCATGACCGTGTCCTTTAACCAACACCACGAGCCCACCCGCAAACTCGCCGTGTACAGCGCGCAGGAGCCCCTCCGCAGCACG CTGTGCGGGGCTCTGGAGGAGGCGACGGCGCCGTCGCTGCTGCTGCGGCcgctgcccagcccctggccctgcgTGGCTGCCTACGCCCAGGGCAACGCCATGGCCACCCGTAAGAAGGTGCTGCCCATcctcagggcagctctggggggtctgggggctgcagggggccCTGAGGAGGAGGTGGTGCCCCCACCCACCCCCATGAACAGCCTGGTGGAGGAGTGTCCCCTGGCACAGGCCGTGCCCCCGCTGTGCCCCCAGGACGTCCTGGAGCGGGTCAGCCGCATCGCCGCAGGGCAGCCGCCGGGCTCCCCGAAATAA